From Hylaeus volcanicus isolate JK05 chromosome 2, UHH_iyHylVolc1.0_haploid, whole genome shotgun sequence, the proteins below share one genomic window:
- the LOC128872212 gene encoding protein G12-like yields the protein MKYTLTVLAVLAVTKTLAYKIPSTGTGTLANELQDFLDLLPKCDVIDLSKAYVARDKEIQAMKKIIDSEESKEYIRDILKYPEVKRLLNYTQERGVDTNELLQKLNESFYIEPITPFATSRNISGGINGFVNNVLELVPVEMLHSLFEERMRTSAVFSSFVKELISPKHRNVYRLAMMDKRFLNLAMKAEKAGIDNETFMKYYFCFVAGRPIVNN from the coding sequence ATGAAATACACGTTGACAGTGTTGGCCGTTCTGGCAGTGACGAAGACCCTGGCCTACAAAATCCCTAGCACAGGCACGGGTACCCTCGCGAATGAATTGCAGGACTTCCTTGATCTGCTACCAAAGTGCGACGTGATAGATCTCTCCAAAGCATACGTGGCCAGGGACAAGGAAATCCAGGCAATGAAGAAGATCATAGACTCCGAGGAGTCGAAGGAATACATCCGAGACATCTTGAAATATCCAGAAGTGAAACGCCTATTGAATTATACGCAAGAGCGTGGCGTTGACACCAACGAATTGCTCCAAAAACTGAACGAATCGTTCTACATCGAGCCAATCACCCCTTTCGCAACCTCCCGCAACATAAGCGGCGGTATTAACGGGTTCGTGAACAACGTTTTGGAGTTGGTGCCCGTGGAAATGCTACACTCTCTGTTCGAGGAGCGAATGAGGACTTCCGCTGTGTTCTCCAGCTTTGTAAAGGAATTAATATCGCCCAAACACCGAAACGTTTATCGGTTAGCCATGATGGATAAGCGTTTCTTAAACCTGGCAATGAAAGCCGAGAAGGCTGGCATCGACAACGAGACATTcatgaaatactatttttgcTTCGTCGCGGGACGCCCTATCGTTAACAATTGA